A part of Kryptolebias marmoratus isolate JLee-2015 linkage group LG8, ASM164957v2, whole genome shotgun sequence genomic DNA contains:
- the slc35c2 gene encoding solute carrier family 35 member C2: MACPVQFVFRVLCTVGLVLLYYVFSIGITFYNKWLMKGFHYPLFMTLVHLAVNFCLSALTRWAMQCWTGKPRIILKWTDYLHKLAPTALATVLDIGLSNWSFLFITISLYTMTKSSAVLFILFFSLVFKLEEPNPFLILVVLLISSGLFMFTFESTQFNLEGFIMVLLASFIGGIRWTLTQVLMQKAELGLQNPIDAMYHLQPLMFLGLFPLFLYNEALSLSTSEKLFRVTELTPLLYSLLTLSIGGTLAFGLGFSEFLLVSRTSSLTLSIAGIVKEICMLLLAASLGDKLSFINWLGFAMCLCGVSLHVGLKMYYSKNKVPSLRQLSSKSSELEMLLLLNDNNKCEDSAADESNDEDEEQEISVN, translated from the exons ATGGCTTGCCCGGTCCAATTCGTCTTCCGGGTGCTTTGCACTGTTGGACTGGTTCTCCTCTACTATGTCTTCTCCATAGGCATCACATTCTATAACAAATGGCTTATGAAG GGCTTCCATTATCCTCTGTTCATGACACTGGTTCATCTTGCCGTCAACTTCTGTCTGTCAGCTCTGACGCGATGGGCCATGCAGTGCTGGACAGGCAAACCACGCATCATCCTAAAATGGACAGACTACCTCCATAAATTGGCTCCGACAG cctTAGCAACAGTACTGGATATTGGACTTTCCAACTGGagtttcctcttcatcaccattAGCTT gtACACCATGACCAAGTCCTCAGCAGTGCTGTTTATCCTCTTTTTCTCCCTTGTGTTCAAACTAGAGGAGCCT AACCCTTTCCTGATCTTGGTGGTCCTGCTGATTTCCAGTGGTCTctttatgtttacatttgaatCCACGCAATTCAACTTGGAGGGCTTCATTATGGTGCTGCTGGCGTCCTTCATCGGGGGAATCCGCTGGACCCTCACCCAGGTCCTCATGCAGAAAGCAGAGCTGG GCCTTCAGAATCCGATAGATGCCATGTACCACCTACAACCTCTCATGTTTCTTGGCCTCTTTCCCCTCTTCTTGTACAATGAAG CCCTGAGCCTGAGTACCTCTGAGAAGTTATTCCGGGTGACGGAGCTCACCCCTCTTCTGTATTCCCTCCTCACTCTCAGTATCGGCGGCACATTGGCCTTTGGTTTGGGCTTTTCTGAGTTTCTACTCGTCTCACGAACTTCCAGCCTCACTTTGTCTATAGCAGGAATTGTTAAG gaaatTTGTATGCTGCTTTTGGCAGCATCTCTGGGAGATAAATTAAGCTTCATTAACTGGCTGGGGTTTgccatgtgtctgtgtggtgtATCATTACACGTGGGACTCAAAATGTACTATTCCAAAA ataagGTTCCCTCTTTAAGGCAGCTCAGCAGTAAGAGTTCAGAACTTGAGATGCTTTTACTGCTGAACGACAACAATAAGTGCGAGGATTCAGCTGCAGATGAATCTAATGACGAAGATGAGGAACAAGAAATCTCTGTTAATTGA